The uncultured Cohaesibacter sp. genome window below encodes:
- a CDS encoding DVU_1553 family AMP-dependent CoA ligase, producing the protein MLNTIMHREGAMIDARGFCPFESLEERDAYQLDRMRQTIRHARANSPFYRQFAHWPEDLPLSLEDLARLPFTWPEDLARNDPPLMAAPRSRVARMVTLESSGTTGTPKRVAFSDEDLENTIDYFHRGMSQFASPGDRVGIAFPAARSGSIGQGLCEATRRLGAMPLTAPDGSSADALLGWLRAEQPDVLFGIPIPFFAAARLSLSDGGLVPHPRAILISADHAARAVITGLETMWRTEVFNHWGMTETGYGGALECVCHDGLHVRESDLYLEIIDPLSGAVLPAGARGEITITTLRRETLPLIRYRTGDLGCLIDEPCTCGNVTRRLFGPDDRLNTALRLPGGGMLARGALDEALFATGGVTDYAAVLTGDKRGRAELQVNVAAVQVAKSDDMAESILAQLQKLPALTQATEKDLLTIRLQQADTLLLPHKSKRVPVRHDNGAGPKAVLFDLDGTLAHTLPAVHAALNEARAAVGRPLVSEALVATCLGGGARRLIMRISERLVESPDKEEQQAQLDRYLSCYQRHEDHLARLYPDVMPVLEMLADRSCRCVVVTNKRQNDAEKLIKRLGLVPLTEAVFGRQKTLSPKPRPDLLLMACRHLQLDIRDCLFVGDGPEDLSAAERLTMPALLVDRGKIRREISPSIHDTSGNEERRAIKSLQDLKAYLKD; encoded by the coding sequence ATGCTGAACACCATCATGCACCGCGAGGGCGCAATGATCGACGCACGCGGCTTCTGTCCCTTCGAATCCCTTGAGGAGCGCGACGCTTATCAGCTTGACCGCATGCGTCAGACGATCCGCCACGCCCGGGCCAACAGCCCCTTCTACCGGCAGTTTGCCCATTGGCCGGAAGATCTGCCGCTGAGCCTTGAAGATCTGGCCCGTCTGCCCTTCACCTGGCCGGAAGATCTTGCACGCAATGATCCTCCGCTCATGGCCGCCCCGCGCAGCCGGGTGGCGCGTATGGTGACGCTGGAAAGCTCGGGTACCACGGGTACGCCCAAGCGCGTGGCTTTCTCTGATGAGGATCTGGAAAACACCATCGACTATTTCCATCGCGGCATGAGCCAGTTTGCCAGCCCGGGAGACAGGGTCGGCATTGCCTTTCCTGCGGCGCGGTCCGGTAGCATAGGGCAGGGACTGTGCGAAGCGACACGACGGCTGGGCGCAATGCCACTGACGGCACCGGATGGGTCATCGGCAGACGCATTGCTTGGCTGGCTTCGCGCCGAACAGCCCGATGTGCTGTTTGGTATCCCCATTCCCTTTTTTGCCGCAGCACGCCTTTCCCTCTCAGACGGCGGCTTGGTGCCGCATCCGCGCGCCATTCTCATCAGCGCAGACCATGCGGCCCGTGCTGTCATAACCGGTCTTGAAACCATGTGGCGCACCGAGGTCTTCAATCATTGGGGCATGACGGAAACCGGCTATGGCGGGGCGCTCGAATGCGTCTGTCATGATGGCCTGCATGTGCGGGAGTCCGACCTCTATCTGGAAATCATCGACCCGCTATCCGGCGCGGTGTTGCCAGCCGGGGCCAGAGGAGAAATAACGATCACCACGCTACGCAGGGAAACCCTGCCGCTGATCCGCTATCGCACCGGCGATCTAGGATGCCTGATCGATGAGCCTTGCACGTGCGGAAACGTCACGCGGCGCCTTTTTGGTCCTGATGACCGGCTGAATACGGCCCTCAGGCTTCCGGGGGGCGGGATGCTGGCGCGCGGTGCGCTCGATGAAGCTCTGTTTGCGACAGGTGGCGTGACGGACTATGCCGCTGTACTGACTGGCGATAAACGAGGCCGTGCTGAATTGCAGGTGAATGTCGCAGCGGTTCAGGTTGCTAAAAGTGACGATATGGCAGAGAGTATCCTGGCGCAGTTGCAGAAGTTGCCCGCGCTCACGCAAGCAACAGAAAAGGACCTGCTGACGATCCGCCTGCAACAGGCCGACACATTGTTGCTACCCCACAAGAGCAAAAGGGTTCCGGTTCGCCACGACAACGGGGCAGGGCCAAAAGCGGTGCTTTTCGATCTCGATGGCACGCTGGCCCACACGTTGCCTGCTGTCCACGCGGCGCTGAATGAGGCTCGGGCCGCTGTTGGACGCCCCCTGGTTTCTGAAGCTCTGGTCGCCACCTGTCTGGGCGGCGGAGCCAGACGGCTTATCATGCGGATTTCGGAGCGGTTGGTAGAATCGCCAGACAAGGAGGAGCAGCAGGCCCAGCTTGATCGTTATCTGTCGTGCTATCAGCGACATGAGGACCATCTGGCCCGGCTCTATCCGGACGTCATGCCGGTTCTTGAAATGCTTGCCGACCGGTCCTGTCGCTGTGTGGTTGTAACCAACAAGCGCCAGAACGATGCTGAAAAGCTGATAAAAAGGCTCGGCCTTGTTCCGCTGACGGAAGCGGTGTTTGGCAGGCAGAAGACCCTGTCACCAAAGCCAAGACCGGACCTGTTGCTGATGGCCTGCCGCCATCTGCAGCTTGATATCCGGGACTGTCTTTTCGTGGGCGATGGCCCGGAAGATCTGAGTGCGGCAGAACGGCTCACAATGCCCGCACTCCTTGTTGATCGGGGCAAAATCAGGAGGGAGATTTCGCCTTCGATCCATGACACCTCGGGAAATGAAGAAAGGAGGGCGATCAAAAGTCTGCAAGACTTGAAGGCCTATCTAAAGGACTAA
- a CDS encoding DVU_1551 family NTP transferase translates to MMDLAQTQTLERQAQTSDNEAPIAAVILAAGLSSRMGVFKPLLPFGEGTVLSHVVQVAQQAGANPVHVVIGHKADQLQPHVERLGAISVVNPHFEEGMFSSIKAGVASLPEVSSGCLLMPVDIPLVRPTTLRRVMAKARRSRSMLVHPLFDSTTGHPPFIGRALFGELLASDGQEGGAAAILSRHGSDRIAVFDSGCLRDMDFPQDHVAQLAALENHHLPDGRECEALFDAAGTPQTVRRHGQAVAKLAILLAANINEHGRTLDIALIGAGALLHDIAKGQPHHATAGADLLSDWGFPAVADLVGQHMALSDGYRRLDEVALVYLADKLVSGEQIVGLEARFAPAFARFADNPAALAGVRRRLNDTLAIVAAISAEGVDVPGVPMEIINMLEAAS, encoded by the coding sequence ATGATGGATCTTGCGCAAACCCAAACGCTCGAAAGACAAGCCCAGACAAGCGACAACGAGGCCCCGATCGCAGCTGTCATTCTGGCCGCCGGGCTGTCCTCGCGCATGGGGGTGTTCAAACCTCTGTTGCCGTTCGGGGAAGGCACAGTGTTGAGCCATGTCGTGCAGGTGGCGCAGCAGGCGGGAGCCAATCCCGTTCATGTCGTGATCGGCCACAAGGCGGATCAGCTTCAGCCTCATGTCGAGCGCCTTGGTGCCATTAGCGTGGTCAATCCACATTTTGAAGAGGGCATGTTCAGCTCCATCAAGGCAGGGGTTGCCTCTCTGCCCGAGGTGTCCTCAGGCTGTCTGCTGATGCCCGTCGATATCCCGCTGGTCAGGCCAACGACACTTCGGCGTGTCATGGCAAAAGCACGGCGCAGCCGGTCCATGCTGGTTCATCCGCTGTTCGACAGTACCACCGGTCATCCTCCCTTCATCGGGCGAGCCCTGTTTGGCGAACTGCTGGCGTCCGACGGGCAGGAGGGCGGTGCTGCCGCGATCCTGTCGCGCCATGGCTCGGATAGGATCGCCGTGTTTGATTCCGGCTGCCTCAGGGACATGGATTTCCCGCAGGATCACGTTGCTCAACTGGCTGCTCTGGAAAATCACCATCTGCCGGACGGACGGGAATGCGAAGCACTGTTCGATGCGGCGGGAACGCCGCAAACGGTGCGTCGTCACGGGCAGGCCGTTGCCAAGTTGGCCATCTTGCTGGCGGCAAATATCAACGAACATGGCAGGACGCTGGACATCGCTCTGATCGGTGCCGGAGCACTGCTTCATGACATTGCTAAGGGCCAGCCTCATCATGCGACGGCCGGGGCAGACCTGCTCTCGGACTGGGGTTTTCCCGCTGTTGCCGATCTCGTCGGTCAGCACATGGCGCTTTCTGATGGATACCGGCGGCTTGATGAAGTCGCCCTTGTCTATCTCGCCGACAAGCTCGTCTCGGGGGAGCAGATCGTTGGTCTTGAAGCGCGCTTTGCTCCTGCGTTTGCACGGTTTGCAGACAATCCCGCAGCACTGGCGGGCGTGCGTCGGCGTCTCAATGATACCCTTGCCATTGTCGCGGCCATTTCCGCCGAGGGCGTAGATGTCCCCGGTGTGCCGATGGAAATCATAAATATGCTGGAGGCCGCATCATGA
- a CDS encoding radical SAM (seleno)protein TrsS, translating into MTCSDSRLVLSTTESVCPDCLKTVPAIRYAEGDTVYLEKSCPEHGTVSTPIWRGLKSYFRWDRAPRNRSAILNPATPVDKGCPHDCGICADHQQQSCCVLLEVTSRCNIACPFCFASAEREGTDVPIETISQWLDTLMERAGGRVHIQLSGGEPTVRDDLPEIIGLVRSKGFSFVQLNTNGVRLSKEPDYVRALADAGLDCVFLQFDGVSDSVHKALRGAKLARVKEEAIAACEKAHVGVVLVPTLVPGINTDQIGAIVDYAKARMPTVRAVHFQPVSYFGRTPEPPRPETRFTLPEVMDALIAHEKGGILLDDFHPGSAENPFCSFSGRFVVEEDGRLMPDQIAQTSCCSGEADADKGHGQSCGCGVPGEDLLAPPKVEKPASGGCCSGLSEPEPHLHGSCGCGAPAKDLLVMQPAPVASEAHNHSHSHEDCCCSAGTERLANPANDSCCCGSDAGRETVPGADVARARRYVADQWSNAEADESTDDPAFAAFDAVLKRRARTLGLSAMVFQDAWTLDLDRLRQCYIHVMVPDQRAVPFCAFNLTDREGRSLYRKEEGC; encoded by the coding sequence ATGACCTGTTCAGACAGTCGACTGGTTTTGAGTACGACGGAAAGCGTCTGCCCGGATTGCCTCAAAACCGTGCCCGCCATTCGATATGCCGAAGGGGACACGGTCTATCTGGAGAAGAGCTGCCCAGAGCATGGAACCGTCAGTACACCCATCTGGCGTGGCCTCAAGAGCTATTTTCGCTGGGATCGGGCACCGCGCAATCGCTCGGCAATTCTCAACCCGGCAACACCGGTTGACAAGGGTTGCCCGCATGATTGCGGTATCTGCGCAGATCATCAGCAGCAGAGCTGCTGTGTCCTGCTCGAAGTGACGTCCCGTTGCAATATTGCCTGTCCTTTCTGTTTTGCCTCGGCCGAGCGGGAGGGCACGGACGTGCCGATCGAGACGATCAGCCAATGGCTCGATACGCTCATGGAACGGGCGGGCGGCAGGGTGCATATCCAGCTGTCCGGCGGCGAACCGACGGTGCGTGATGACTTGCCGGAAATTATCGGTCTTGTGCGCTCGAAGGGCTTCTCCTTTGTCCAGCTCAACACCAATGGTGTACGTCTGTCGAAAGAGCCCGACTATGTCAGAGCGCTGGCCGATGCGGGGCTTGACTGTGTTTTCCTGCAGTTTGATGGCGTCTCCGACAGCGTCCACAAGGCCCTGCGTGGCGCCAAACTGGCCCGTGTGAAGGAAGAGGCGATTGCCGCCTGCGAGAAGGCCCACGTCGGGGTGGTGTTGGTGCCAACCCTTGTTCCGGGCATCAACACCGACCAGATCGGCGCAATCGTGGACTATGCCAAGGCCCGTATGCCGACCGTCCGCGCAGTGCATTTCCAGCCGGTCAGCTATTTCGGTCGGACGCCGGAGCCACCCCGGCCCGAAACCCGTTTCACATTGCCGGAAGTCATGGATGCCCTGATCGCGCATGAGAAGGGCGGGATACTGCTCGATGATTTCCATCCCGGGTCTGCGGAAAATCCCTTCTGTTCCTTCAGCGGTCGCTTCGTTGTTGAGGAGGATGGCCGCCTGATGCCGGATCAGATCGCTCAGACGTCTTGTTGTTCAGGGGAGGCCGATGCCGACAAGGGCCATGGCCAGTCCTGCGGATGTGGCGTTCCGGGAGAGGATTTGCTTGCCCCGCCAAAAGTTGAAAAACCGGCGTCCGGAGGCTGTTGCTCTGGCTTATCGGAACCGGAGCCTCATTTGCACGGGTCCTGCGGCTGCGGTGCGCCCGCCAAGGATCTGCTGGTGATGCAACCGGCTCCTGTCGCGTCTGAGGCGCATAACCATTCCCATTCCCATGAAGATTGCTGCTGCTCCGCCGGAACCGAGAGGCTTGCAAACCCGGCCAATGACAGCTGCTGTTGCGGCTCTGACGCGGGGCGGGAGACTGTGCCCGGTGCTGATGTTGCCCGTGCCCGGCGTTATGTCGCGGACCAGTGGAGCAACGCAGAGGCGGACGAGAGCACCGACGACCCTGCCTTTGCGGCATTTGACGCGGTGTTGAAGCGGCGAGCCCGCACCTTGGGGCTATCGGCTATGGTGTTTCAGGATGCCTGGACGCTGGATCTCGACCGGCTGCGCCAGTGCTATATCCATGTCATGGTGCCCGACCAGAGAGCGGTTCCCTTCTGCGCCTTCAATCTGACTGACCGCGAAGGGCGCTCCCTTTACCGGAAGGAGGAGGGATGCTGA
- the hypF gene encoding carbamoyltransferase HypF encodes MSAVSLIIRGQVQGVGFRPTVWRLARECGLTGDVKNTGEGVEVRLWGEMAERFEAILRDNLPGLARIDSVVRTTLSGAAPRTFEIVTSKAGGLAQLAVTPDVATCPDCLREIRDPADRRYRYPFNNCTNCGPRFTIVQSGPYDRARTTMAPFVMCDECADEFANPADRRFHAQPVACPDCGPRVWLEDLQTGACLQSADCPKTLAELILDGHIVAIRGLGGVHLACDATNAQTVALLRTRKRRKAKAFAMMARDPEVIRRYASLSAAEEALLTSPAAPIVLLYGAGEKLPDAVAPGLSRLGFMLPHTPLHHLMFEHLDRPLIMTSGNLSGQPQCTTNEEIRDRLSEIADFALMHDRDIANRIDDSVAAVELGRTRLLRRARGYAPQAIALPDDFPQEPAMLAMGSELKNTFCLTRKGQAILSQHMGDLEDAATNEEQRHNLTLFQSLFSHQAERIIVDAHPDYLSTRFGHEIAKGRPVEEVQHHHAHIAACMAENGVKLSDGPILGIALDGLGLGDDGTIWGGEFLLADYLGYRRLACLKPVPLPGGAAAVREPWRNAYAQIVAAMGWLQFCDRHAAPDLVERFKAQPLATLDAMMRSGMNAPLSSSCGRLFDAAAALCGFAWERQSYEGEAAMRFEAAIESGTLCDEERAAYPFVIRTGDPLQLDPASALEALLEDRLNGAAPGVLSARFHLGLVDALEKLTLILAHRQAIGTVALSGGCFQNVTLFTLLHQRLEAAGLVVLSHSKVPCNDGGLSLGQAAIAMARSRQRVNG; translated from the coding sequence ATGTCGGCAGTATCGCTCATCATTCGCGGCCAGGTGCAGGGCGTGGGGTTTCGCCCCACCGTCTGGCGGCTTGCGCGTGAGTGCGGCTTGACGGGGGATGTGAAAAACACCGGCGAGGGGGTTGAGGTCCGGCTCTGGGGGGAAATGGCCGAACGCTTCGAAGCCATCCTCAGAGACAATCTGCCCGGGTTGGCAAGGATCGACAGCGTCGTCCGGACTACTCTTTCGGGTGCCGCGCCCCGGACGTTTGAAATCGTGACCAGCAAGGCGGGAGGTCTTGCCCAACTTGCTGTGACGCCAGATGTGGCGACCTGTCCCGATTGCCTCCGCGAAATCAGGGATCCGGCGGATCGCCGCTATCGTTATCCTTTCAACAACTGCACCAACTGCGGACCGCGCTTTACCATCGTGCAATCAGGCCCCTACGACCGGGCCAGGACCACCATGGCTCCCTTTGTTATGTGTGATGAATGTGCCGATGAATTTGCCAATCCCGCCGATCGCCGGTTTCACGCGCAGCCGGTTGCCTGCCCGGACTGCGGCCCTCGGGTGTGGCTTGAAGACCTGCAAACCGGTGCTTGTTTGCAAAGCGCTGATTGTCCGAAAACACTGGCCGAGTTGATCCTTGACGGTCACATCGTGGCTATCCGGGGGCTTGGTGGCGTCCATCTGGCCTGTGATGCGACCAACGCGCAAACCGTGGCTTTACTGCGCACCCGCAAGCGGCGCAAGGCCAAGGCTTTTGCCATGATGGCGCGGGATCCGGAAGTCATCCGGCGCTATGCATCCCTGTCTGCTGCTGAAGAGGCGCTGCTCACCAGCCCGGCGGCTCCCATCGTGCTGCTCTATGGGGCGGGAGAGAAACTGCCGGATGCTGTGGCCCCCGGTCTCTCGCGTCTGGGCTTCATGCTGCCCCACACGCCACTGCATCACCTGATGTTCGAGCATCTGGACCGGCCGCTTATCATGACCTCTGGCAATCTTTCCGGCCAGCCTCAATGCACAACCAATGAGGAAATCCGCGACAGGCTTTCCGAGATTGCCGATTTTGCCCTGATGCACGATCGGGATATTGCCAACCGCATCGATGACAGCGTTGCTGCGGTGGAACTGGGCCGGACGCGCCTGCTGCGCAGGGCGCGGGGTTATGCGCCACAGGCGATTGCCCTGCCGGATGACTTCCCTCAGGAGCCAGCGATGCTTGCCATGGGCTCGGAGCTCAAGAACACCTTCTGCCTTACCCGCAAAGGACAGGCAATCCTCAGCCAGCATATGGGCGATCTGGAAGACGCCGCCACCAATGAAGAGCAAAGGCACAATCTGACCCTGTTCCAATCGCTCTTCAGCCATCAGGCAGAGCGGATCATCGTCGATGCCCATCCCGATTACCTATCCACCCGGTTTGGTCACGAAATAGCCAAGGGACGCCCGGTGGAGGAGGTTCAGCATCATCATGCCCATATCGCCGCCTGCATGGCCGAGAATGGGGTCAAACTGTCGGATGGTCCTATTCTGGGCATTGCTCTCGATGGGCTGGGGCTGGGCGATGACGGCACCATCTGGGGCGGCGAGTTTCTACTGGCCGACTATCTGGGCTATCGCCGTCTGGCCTGCCTGAAGCCCGTGCCCTTGCCCGGAGGAGCGGCTGCCGTGCGTGAGCCATGGCGCAATGCCTATGCGCAGATTGTTGCTGCCATGGGGTGGCTACAGTTTTGCGACCGCCATGCTGCGCCCGATCTGGTGGAGCGCTTCAAGGCCCAGCCACTGGCAACACTGGACGCCATGATGCGCAGCGGCATGAATGCGCCGTTGAGCTCGTCCTGTGGTCGCCTGTTTGATGCGGCGGCAGCTCTTTGCGGTTTCGCATGGGAGCGCCAGAGCTATGAGGGCGAGGCGGCGATGCGGTTCGAGGCAGCGATCGAGAGCGGGACACTCTGCGATGAAGAGCGCGCAGCCTATCCGTTTGTCATCCGCACAGGAGACCCGCTGCAGCTCGATCCCGCATCGGCACTGGAAGCCTTGCTTGAGGATCGGTTGAACGGAGCTGCTCCCGGGGTGCTGTCGGCACGGTTCCATCTCGGGCTTGTCGATGCGCTCGAAAAGTTGACGCTGATACTGGCGCACCGGCAGGCGATCGGCACCGTCGCCCTGTCCGGTGGCTGTTTTCAGAATGTGACCCTGTTCACCCTGTTGCACCAGCGGCTGGAGGCGGCCGGGCTCGTTGTTCTCAGCCACTCCAAGGTGCCGTGCAACGACGGGGGACTGTCGCTGGGACAGGCGGCCATCGCCATGGCGCGTAGTCGGCAGAGGGTCAACGGTTGA
- the hypC gene encoding HypC/HybG/HupF family hydrogenase formation chaperone has translation MCLGIPGQIIEITDLERKLATVDISGVRRVVNVACVTTNRSLDDLVGRWALIHVGFAMSLIDEAEAALTLRALHELDEISGELETITRTEAMMRTGAKTGQGPVQ, from the coding sequence ATGTGCTTGGGAATTCCTGGACAGATCATTGAAATCACGGATCTTGAACGCAAATTGGCAACGGTTGATATTTCCGGGGTCCGGCGCGTGGTCAATGTCGCCTGTGTCACGACCAACCGGTCGCTTGACGATTTGGTCGGCCGATGGGCGCTCATCCATGTGGGCTTCGCCATGAGCCTGATTGATGAGGCCGAGGCCGCCCTGACCCTCAGGGCCCTGCATGAACTTGACGAGATCTCCGGCGAACTTGAAACCATCACCAGAACCGAGGCCATGATGCGCACCGGGGCGAAAACCGGACAAGGCCCCGTGCAATGA
- the hypB gene encoding hydrogenase nickel incorporation protein HypB, with translation MAQRNRGWFEGRGVLALNLVSSPGAGKTTLLEKTIEALSPSVELTVIEGDQMTTNDADRIRAAGANALQINTGAGCHLEADMIAAATRKLNPAPGSIVMIENVGNLVCPAMFDLGERMKIAIVSTTEGDDKPLKYPYMFRASEVVIVNKIDLAPYVDFDPDRMTTNILKVNPHARIFMLSARSGEGMAEWLDYLATLKRELAAA, from the coding sequence TTGGCGCAGCGCAATCGCGGCTGGTTCGAGGGGCGTGGTGTGCTTGCTCTCAATCTGGTTAGTTCTCCAGGGGCAGGCAAGACAACCCTGCTGGAAAAAACCATCGAGGCCCTGTCGCCCTCTGTGGAGCTGACGGTGATCGAAGGCGACCAGATGACCACCAATGATGCGGACCGGATCCGTGCTGCCGGTGCCAATGCGCTTCAGATCAACACCGGCGCGGGCTGCCATCTGGAAGCCGACATGATCGCCGCTGCGACACGAAAACTGAATCCTGCGCCCGGATCCATCGTGATGATCGAGAATGTCGGCAATCTGGTTTGCCCGGCCATGTTCGATTTGGGCGAGCGCATGAAAATCGCGATCGTCTCGACGACCGAAGGCGACGACAAGCCGCTGAAATATCCCTACATGTTCCGCGCTTCTGAAGTGGTGATCGTCAACAAGATCGATCTGGCCCCTTATGTCGATTTCGATCCGGACCGGATGACCACCAATATCCTGAAGGTCAATCCGCACGCTCGCATCTTCATGCTGTCGGCGCGTAGCGGTGAGGGGATGGCCGAGTGGCTTGACTATCTGGCAACACTGAAACGGGAGCTTGCTGCTGCCTAG
- a CDS encoding GAF domain-containing protein yields the protein MMTTGNDDTDGDDYRASSSMQKFNLAQMNSIAGSYDVAMARARRFFLDTGNVEGNIPVTILQSWRRSADYGVAMDAPAKVEIPTRAELSALIERNESLVQASWGEVEALRRDIGQSEGVVILTDPEGQILMRVGNDSFMQAANRLALMPGASWNERLMGTNAIGTAIQESSPLSICGTEHFLDPNGVLSCSAIPILNPQGSILGTLDLSTPANIPHDHLLALLGRAVTHIERNIFQYNSDSWERMVIHSNPSLLGSPHEGVLAFDGDRLVGANRIAMTLLGLPWSAIGGLRFNDLFSVQHGSVNRTASSDECIVQTLNGQTFFARMVQAKPERRRQSVSHEPLRQHRKVTDVPRQPHEILDDLQKDRIVGPISRRKPATGAMLAASDERDDSGEAVLIVVKGEVRCFTSFEGKELTLFALGPGDAMILRDHLQMEMRSEGEVYILRHKEFETALGMSTEFALSVIPVVEHLLRKSIELIEDMVFHSVKFRLVRMVVDRAEKSGRPTARGISVQMQSNGEEIAMRLGVTRQTVSTAIAGLIRDGYVERLGSKEFLVRDLGKLKALLDKK from the coding sequence ATGATGACTACCGGGAATGATGACACGGACGGTGATGACTATCGTGCGTCCTCGTCCATGCAAAAATTCAACTTGGCTCAAATGAACTCGATTGCGGGATCCTATGATGTCGCGATGGCGCGTGCGCGTCGGTTCTTTCTGGATACGGGCAATGTCGAGGGCAACATCCCTGTGACAATTCTCCAGTCCTGGCGTCGAAGTGCCGACTATGGCGTGGCCATGGACGCGCCCGCCAAGGTTGAAATACCGACGAGGGCCGAGTTGAGTGCGTTGATCGAGCGCAACGAGTCTCTCGTGCAGGCTTCCTGGGGCGAAGTGGAGGCCCTGCGGCGCGACATCGGCCAGTCCGAAGGAGTGGTGATCCTGACGGATCCAGAGGGGCAGATTCTGATGAGGGTCGGCAATGACAGCTTCATGCAGGCAGCCAATCGACTGGCTCTGATGCCGGGGGCCTCTTGGAATGAACGGCTGATGGGGACCAATGCCATCGGCACGGCCATTCAGGAAAGCAGTCCGTTGTCCATTTGTGGTACTGAGCATTTTCTCGATCCCAATGGCGTGCTGAGTTGTTCCGCGATCCCCATCCTCAATCCACAAGGCAGCATTCTGGGGACCCTCGATCTCAGCACACCGGCCAATATTCCGCATGATCACTTGCTGGCGTTGCTCGGGCGCGCCGTCACGCATATCGAGCGCAACATCTTCCAGTATAACAGCGACAGCTGGGAGCGGATGGTCATCCATAGCAATCCCAGCCTTCTGGGCAGTCCGCATGAGGGTGTGCTGGCATTCGATGGTGACCGTTTGGTCGGAGCCAACCGGATCGCGATGACCCTGCTCGGATTGCCATGGAGTGCAATCGGCGGGCTACGCTTCAATGATCTGTTCTCGGTGCAGCATGGCAGTGTCAACCGGACGGCTTCCTCTGACGAATGCATTGTGCAGACCCTCAACGGCCAGACCTTCTTTGCCCGCATGGTGCAGGCCAAGCCGGAGCGTCGCCGACAATCGGTCAGCCATGAACCGCTAAGGCAGCACAGAAAGGTTACGGATGTTCCGCGGCAACCTCATGAAATCCTTGATGATTTGCAGAAGGATCGGATCGTTGGGCCAATCTCGCGGCGCAAACCCGCGACAGGTGCCATGCTGGCGGCTTCGGACGAGCGCGACGACAGCGGCGAAGCTGTGCTGATCGTCGTCAAGGGCGAGGTGCGGTGCTTTACCTCCTTTGAAGGCAAGGAGCTCACCCTGTTTGCCCTCGGGCCGGGCGATGCCATGATCCTGCGCGATCATTTGCAGATGGAAATGCGGTCTGAAGGCGAGGTCTATATCCTGCGCCACAAGGAGTTTGAGACCGCTTTGGGGATGAGTACGGAATTTGCCCTGTCGGTCATACCCGTTGTCGAGCATCTGCTCAGAAAATCCATCGAGTTGATCGAGGACATGGTCTTTCACAGCGTCAAGTTCCGGCTGGTGCGCATGGTGGTGGATCGCGCCGAGAAATCGGGACGTCCGACGGCGCGCGGGATATCTGTCCAGATGCAGTCGAACGGCGAGGAAATCGCGATGCGGCTTGGCGTGACCCGCCAGACGGTCTCGACGGCCATAGCCGGACTGATCCGCGACGGCTATGTCGAGAGACTGGGCTCCAAGGAGTTTCTGGTGCGCGATCTCGGCAAACTCAAGGCGCTTCTGGACAAGAAATAG